From a single Pigmentibacter ruber genomic region:
- a CDS encoding cupin domain-containing protein, translating into MFDLETLLSPITLENFFKEFWTTKGLVLRAQNPDRFRSLFSWDDLNYLLNFHKLRFRDDIRFAAQGKKRLLDVPDTPSDWIKHCQEGYTMIISQLHARLPIIASLASKIEQEIGHRTQVNMYCSWPNQQGFDSHHDDHEVFILQIEGTKKWYVSKGTYPYPLDKYGRHSVDTGEPEGAPYIETVLNRGDILYIPRGHWHHAVACHEPSLHLTVGITCRTGLFWLKWLADELINDPQWRKNLPPVIHGDKKELASYIRNLFKQLATLSTDEQLVQAYLTNHQVSQSSRNREVSLPSQSGFYSSIEKQNTKLRRPKYQAVQIEYDSQLGQHRITDGSKKISLEGVPAKLIENLFSSEFFTLAEAASWAPHLDIDNEIAPLLRRLVEEGIFVECSNL; encoded by the coding sequence ATGTTCGATCTAGAAACGCTTCTTTCACCAATTACACTTGAAAATTTTTTTAAAGAGTTTTGGACTACTAAAGGTTTGGTACTTCGTGCACAAAACCCAGACCGTTTTCGTTCACTATTTTCATGGGATGATCTTAATTATCTTCTCAATTTTCATAAACTCCGCTTTCGCGATGATATTCGATTCGCAGCTCAAGGAAAAAAAAGACTTCTTGATGTTCCAGACACTCCGAGTGATTGGATCAAACACTGTCAGGAAGGCTATACGATGATCATCAGTCAATTACACGCAAGATTGCCAATAATTGCTTCACTAGCATCTAAAATAGAACAAGAAATAGGACATCGGACACAAGTAAATATGTATTGTTCTTGGCCTAATCAACAGGGTTTTGATTCTCATCATGATGATCATGAAGTCTTTATTTTGCAAATTGAAGGAACAAAAAAATGGTATGTTTCTAAAGGAACATATCCATATCCGTTGGATAAATATGGCAGACATTCAGTCGATACAGGGGAGCCTGAAGGAGCTCCCTATATAGAGACAGTACTGAACCGTGGAGATATTCTTTATATTCCGCGTGGTCATTGGCATCATGCTGTTGCTTGTCATGAACCCTCGTTGCACTTAACTGTTGGAATAACCTGTCGTACTGGTTTGTTCTGGTTAAAGTGGTTGGCTGATGAACTCATAAATGATCCACAGTGGAGAAAAAATTTACCTCCAGTTATTCATGGAGATAAAAAAGAACTTGCGAGTTATATTCGAAATCTTTTTAAGCAACTTGCTACTTTATCCACCGATGAACAACTTGTGCAAGCTTATCTTACAAATCATCAAGTTTCTCAGAGTTCTCGTAATCGAGAAGTTAGCTTGCCAAGCCAGTCAGGTTTTTATTCATCAATTGAAAAACAGAATACGAAACTAAGAAGGCCTAAATATCAAGCAGTCCAAATTGAATATGATTCACAACTAGGACAACATCGAATAACGGACGGAAGCAAAAAAATTTCCTTAGAAGGTGTTCCTGCAAAATTAATTGAAAATTTATTTAGTTCTGAATTTTTTACTCTTGCTGAAGCCGCAAGTTGGGCGCCTCATCTTGATATTGATAATGAAATAGCACCACTTCTGCGTCGGCTAGTAGAAGAAGGAATTTTTGTTGAGTGTTCAAATTTATGA
- a CDS encoding PhoPQ-activated protein PqaA family protein → MKYLLIILFHTLLSKESIAKDYCPKELDSFDCIKQLTSKYSLNYSKISTENLNDDIEIIEYEFTSQKYPINESYPNSEWKHNLKIFIPKSYLKNTTPIVYVDSDIKNKKDEEFFENISKNTSSIVARLTMVPNQPINFPNIANLFEDDLVAHTWKMFLDDPIENKTLPLHLPMAVSIVRALDLIQTELQPKDYNVSGFILSGASKRGWAAWLATISDERIKAIVPIVIDIYNMKSQFMKLNKVYANHWPIALYPYYKINLYKFLENDNFNSLIQIEDPLAYKNSVKQKRLEIPKYIISSSGDDFFLPDSIYDSYKDIPGENIFRYIPNSSHFIKKSIIEDAITQYAKLINSDISINKLNFKFYEDKFGENVRIVIKLNKNIKKITLWEATNTQERDFRFSCGIEYKEKSLHIKNNARYISIYLKKPKLGWKASFIEIIHNNNFIQTTPNIVLPKKEYPSNIINDKSKYCSSLPLQ, encoded by the coding sequence ATGAAATATTTACTTATAATTCTTTTCCATACGTTGCTATCTAAAGAATCTATTGCAAAAGATTATTGCCCAAAAGAACTTGATTCTTTTGATTGTATAAAACAGTTAACATCAAAATATTCACTAAATTACTCTAAAATTAGTACAGAAAATTTAAATGATGATATTGAAATTATTGAATATGAATTTACCTCACAAAAGTATCCAATCAATGAAAGCTATCCAAACTCAGAATGGAAGCACAATTTAAAAATTTTTATTCCAAAATCTTATTTAAAAAATACCACACCTATTGTCTACGTAGATTCAGATATAAAGAATAAAAAAGATGAAGAATTTTTCGAAAATATTTCTAAAAATACATCTTCAATTGTTGCAAGACTCACTATGGTTCCTAATCAACCAATTAATTTTCCTAATATTGCTAATTTATTTGAAGATGATTTAGTTGCACATACTTGGAAAATGTTTCTTGATGATCCAATAGAGAATAAAACATTGCCTCTCCATTTGCCTATGGCAGTAAGTATTGTTCGCGCATTAGATTTGATTCAAACTGAGTTACAACCAAAAGATTATAATGTCAGTGGTTTCATATTATCAGGTGCTTCAAAAAGAGGCTGGGCTGCTTGGCTTGCAACTATTTCTGATGAGAGAATAAAAGCTATAGTACCTATAGTGATTGATATTTACAATATGAAAAGTCAATTTATGAAATTAAATAAAGTTTATGCTAATCACTGGCCTATTGCATTGTATCCCTACTATAAAATTAACTTATATAAGTTTTTAGAAAATGATAATTTTAATTCATTAATTCAAATTGAAGACCCTCTTGCATACAAAAATTCAGTAAAACAAAAAAGATTAGAAATTCCAAAATATATTATTAGCTCAAGTGGAGATGATTTTTTCCTACCAGATTCAATATATGATAGTTATAAAGATATTCCTGGAGAAAACATTTTTCGCTATATTCCTAATTCAAGTCATTTCATAAAAAAGAGTATTATTGAAGATGCAATTACTCAATATGCCAAATTAATCAATTCAGATATTTCTATAAATAAATTAAATTTTAAATTTTATGAGGATAAATTCGGAGAAAATGTCAGAATTGTTATTAAACTCAATAAAAATATTAAAAAAATTACTCTTTGGGAAGCTACAAATACTCAAGAGAGAGATTTTCGATTCTCCTGTGGAATTGAATATAAAGAAAAAAGCTTGCACATAAAAAACAATGCTAGATATATTTCTATATATTTAAAAAAACCTAAATTAGGCTGGAAGGCTTCTTTCATTGAAATCATTCATAACAATAACTTTATTCAAACAACTCCAAATATTGTTTTACCCAAAAAAGAGTATCCTTCTAATATTATAAATGATAAAAGCAAATATTGCAGTTCGCTTCCATTACAATAG